The genomic window ACCTCAGAGCCATACCATCAGACCGGTCTCGAACGGATGCGTGAGCTGCGCATGATGCGGATAGACGCGCACCTGGTATTCGAGCCTGCCGCACAGCTCCGGCGTGATCTCCAGCCCGAAGATATGTTCGCCCTGCTCGGTGGTGACGCCGACAAACTCGAACGCGTGGCGCTGGTATTCCTTCAGCTTGTCGCGCTTGCGCTGCCGGCCGATCAGCATCTCGACGCGAACATCGTCGGGCGCCAGCCCGTTTAGCTGCACGGCCACTTCGCAGCGCATGGCCTCGCCGTAGCGGATGGCGCGGGCTCCGGTGTCGAGCCGGCGAACCCGGACGCCGTCCCAGAACGTGCGGACCTTGCGCTTCCAGTCCGCCAGTTGTCGCGCCAGCGCGAAATCGCTCTCGATGATGCGTCGGCACTGCTTGCTCGCCGACAGGTAAAACTTCGAGACGTACTCTCCCACCATGCGGGTGCCATTGAAGCGCGGCATGAGTGTGGCCATCGAGTGCTTCGCCATCTTGATCCAGCCCGGCGAGAAGCCGAGGGCGTTGCGCTCGTAGTAAAGCGGGATGACCTTATCCTGCAGGAGCTCGTACAGGGTGCGCGCCTCTTCGCGGTTGCGTCGATGCTCGTCGAGCAGCGGCGATGCGGGCTTGATGGCCCAGCCGTTCTTTCCGTCGTAACCCTCCTCCCACCAGCCGTCGAGCACCGAGAGGTTGAGGGCACCGTTGATGCCGGCCTTCATGCCCGACGTGCCCGAGGCTTCGAGCGGATAGATCGGATTGTTGAGCCAGACGTCGACACCGGAAACGAGCCGGCGGGCAAGGCGCAGGTCGTAATCCTCGACCAACAGCAAGCGCCCTTCGAATTCCGGCATGCGTCCGATCTCGGCGATGCGGCGGATGAGGTCCTGCCCCGGCACATCGGCGGGATGTGCCTTGCCGGCGAAAAGAACGAGCACCGGGCGGTCGGCGTCGAGCATGACCTGCCGCAGCCAGCCGAGATCTTCGAAGAGCAGCGTCGCTCGCTTGTAGGTGGCGAAGCGGCGGGCGAAGCCGAGCGTGAGGACGTTCGTGTTGCTCGGATCGGCAAACCGCAGCATGCGCTCCAGGTGCGCTTCGCTGCCGTTGTTGCGGAAATGCTGCGTGGTGACGCGCTGCCGGACCAGGATCAGCATCTGCGCCTTCAGCGATTGACGCACGCTCCAGAACACGTGGTCCGGAATGCTGTTGATCGCTTCCCAGAACGGCTCGTTGCGCAGGCGGTGCGTCCATTCGAACCCGAGGTAACGGTCGAATACTTCCTGCCATTCCTGTGTGAGAAAACTCGGCACGTGCACGCCGTTGGTGACGTGGTCGACCGGGTTCTCTTCCGACTCGATCTGCGGCCAGAGCGAGGAGAGCATCTTCGCGCTGAGCTCGCCGTGTATGCGAGATACGCCGTTGTGGTAGCGCGAGCCGCGAATCGCGAGCGTGGTCATGTTGAAGTCGTGACCGGTCGGGTTGCGGCCGAGCGCGAGAAACTCGTCGCGTGATGCCTTCAGGTCCCCGTAGAAGGACTCGAAGTAGCGCATCATCATGTCGTCCGAGAAGTGATCGTGACCGGCCGGCACCGCGGTGTGCGTGGTGAAGACGGTGTTCGCGGCGACCGTCTCGAGCGCGGCGGCGAAATCGGCGCCGTGCGCGGCGACTTCGCCGCGCATCCGCTCCAAGATGAGAAACGCGGCGTGCCCTTCGTTGATGTGCCAGACGGTGGGCTTGATGCCGAGCGCCCCGAGCGCCCGCACACCGCCGATGCCGAGGATGATCTCCTGCTCGATGCGCATGGTGCGGTCGCCGCCGTACAGGCGGTGGGCGATGTCACGGTCGTGCGGCGCGTTCTCGTCGAGATCGGTGTCCAGCAGATAGAGGAAGACATGTCCGCAGCGCGCCTTCCACACCTTGCAGGCAACGCGGCGCCCCGGCAGTTCGACCTCGATGCGCACCTCGGAGCCGTCCGCACGCAGCACCGGTGCCACGGGCATGTCGTCGAAATCGGAGTCGAAGTACGTCGCGTGCTGATTGCCTTCGAGGTCGATGGTTTGCGTGAAGTAGCCCTGCTTGTAGAGCAGCCCCACGGCGACGAAGGGAAGCGCCATGTCGCTTGCCGCCTTGCAGTGGTCGCCGGCGAGAATCCCGAGACCGCCGGAATAGATCGGAAAGCTCTCGTGCAGGCCGAACTCGGCGCAGAAGTAGGCGACGAGGTCGCCCTGCTGCAGCCATTCGGAACCGTTCTGACGCAGCGGCTCGTCGTGGTAGGTGTCGTAGTTGGACAGTACGCGGTTGAAGTTCGCGAGGTAGACGGGGTCGTCTGCTGCGTCGCGCAAGCGGCGCTCGTCGACGCGCTTGAGGAATGCTTTCGGGTTGTGACCGACGGCGTCCCAGAGGCTCGGGTGCAGGCGGGCGAAGAGTGTGCGCGTCGGTCGGTCCCAGCTGTACCAAAGATTGTTGGCAAGCTCGTTCAACCGCGCCAGACGTGCCGGCAACTCCGGCTGAACTTCGAGGACATACTGCGTTCCGCGCATGATTTCTCCCTTCGTGGACAGACTGGACGGTGCCGTCGGCGGCGCCGAACCGTATCGAAAGCGCTGCGGTGAGAGCACGGGGCGTGCCCCCGCAGTGCATCAGAGTCGTAGCATGTGTTCCCGATAGTAGCGCAGCTCGGCGATCGACTCGTAGATGTCGGCGAGCGCCTCGTGCTTGCCCTGCTTGGCGAAGCCCGACGCGAGCGCCGGCTTCCAGCGGCGGGCGAGCTCCTTGAGCGTGCTGACGTCGAGATTGCGGTAGTGAAAGTAGGCTTCCAGCACCGGCATGTAGCGCGCGAGGAAGCGGCGATCCTGGCAGACGGAGTTCCCGCACATGGGCGAGGCACCCTTCGGCACGTGCGTCGTCAGAAACGCCAGCACGCGCGCTTCGGCTTCGGCTTCTCCGATGTCGGACTGTCGCACGCGCTCGACGAGGCCGCTCCGCGCGTGTGTGGAGCGATTCCAGGCGTCCATCGCATCGAGCACCGCAGCGTCCTGATGCACGGCAAGCACCGGCCCTTCGGCCACGACCTCGAGCGCGATGTTGGTGACCACCACGGCGATCTCGATGATGCGGTCGCGGTCGGGAACGAGCCCGCTCATCTCGAGATCGATCCAGATGAGGGCATTGGCGTCCTGTGCCATAATTTTCCCGGGAATCTTGACGGTCGCTATTCTGTCATAGCTCCCGCCTTCATCACCGCTCGCATTCCATGAACACCTTCACTGCCGTGTTCCTGGCGGCTCTCGTGGTGTCCGCCGGGCTTCGTCTCTGGCTCGGCAGCCGCCACATCCGTCACGTCGAAACGCACCGCAACCGTGTGCCGGAGGGTTTTGCCGACCAGATCACCCTCGCCGCCCACGACAAGGCGGCTCGCTACACCGAGGCAAAGACCCGCCTGCATCTCACGCGCGTCGCCGTCGACGCGCTCGTCCTCCTCGCGCTCACCCTGGGTGGCGTTCTGAACTGGCTGGACGTCGCCTGGCAGTCCCTGCTCGGCCCGGGACTGTGGTCGGGACTCGCCCTCATCGGCAGCGTGGTCGTGATCCTGTCGGTGATCGACCTGCCACTCGGCTGGTACCGCACGTTCCGCATCGAGTCGCGCTTCGGGTTCAATCAGATGACCCTCGCACTCTTCGCCAGCGACCTCGCCAAGCAGGCGCTGGTCGGGGCGGTGGTCGGCGCCCCGCTGGTGCTGGCAGTGCTCTGGCTCATGCAGGAGATGGGCAGCAACTGGTGGTTGTACGTCTGGCTGCTGTGGGTCGCGTTCAGCATCGTCATGCTCGTCGTCTACCCGACGTACATCGCGCCGCTTTTCAACAAGTTCTCGCCGATGCAGGAGGGCGACCTCAAGCATCGCATCGAGGCGCTGCTCGTGAAATGCGGCTTTCGCTCGCAGGGACTGTTCGTCATGGACGGCTCCAGGCGCAGCAGCCATGGCAACGCGTATTTCACCGGCTTCGGTCGCGCCAAGCGCATCGTCTTCTTCGACACACTGCTCTCGCGCCTCGATCCACCCGAGATCGAAGCGGTGCTCGCGCATGAGCTCGGACACTTCAGGCTGCACCACGTGACGAAGCGGATGCTGCTCACCTTCGCCGTCAGTCTCGTCTTCCTCTGGGTGCTCGGCCGACTCATGAACGAACCCTGGTTCTATCAGGGACTGGGCGTGTCGACACCTTCCACCGCCATGGCGCTGCTGCTCTTTTTCCTGGTCGCCCCGGTATTCACGTTCCTGCTGCAGCCGATCATGAGCGTGTATTCGCGCAAGCACGAATTCGAGGCCGATGCCTACGCCGCACAACACGCCTGCGCCACCGATCTCGTACACGCGCTCGTCAAGCTCTACAAGGACAACGCCTCCACATTGACGCCGGATCCCCTGCACTCCGCGTTCTACGATTCGCATCCGCCGGCCGCGCAGCGCATCGCGCGCCTGCAGCAATTGGCCCCCGCGTGACGGCAGCGCGGTGCCGTGCGATGAAGCGGCAGATCCTGCTCGGCGCGATGCTTGCCGTTGTCC from Betaproteobacteria bacterium includes these protein-coding regions:
- the glgP gene encoding alpha-glucan family phosphorylase translates to MMRGTQYVLEVQPELPARLARLNELANNLWYSWDRPTRTLFARLHPSLWDAVGHNPKAFLKRVDERRLRDAADDPVYLANFNRVLSNYDTYHDEPLRQNGSEWLQQGDLVAYFCAEFGLHESFPIYSGGLGILAGDHCKAASDMALPFVAVGLLYKQGYFTQTIDLEGNQHATYFDSDFDDMPVAPVLRADGSEVRIEVELPGRRVACKVWKARCGHVFLYLLDTDLDENAPHDRDIAHRLYGGDRTMRIEQEIILGIGGVRALGALGIKPTVWHINEGHAAFLILERMRGEVAAHGADFAAALETVAANTVFTTHTAVPAGHDHFSDDMMMRYFESFYGDLKASRDEFLALGRNPTGHDFNMTTLAIRGSRYHNGVSRIHGELSAKMLSSLWPQIESEENPVDHVTNGVHVPSFLTQEWQEVFDRYLGFEWTHRLRNEPFWEAINSIPDHVFWSVRQSLKAQMLILVRQRVTTQHFRNNGSEAHLERMLRFADPSNTNVLTLGFARRFATYKRATLLFEDLGWLRQVMLDADRPVLVLFAGKAHPADVPGQDLIRRIAEIGRMPEFEGRLLLVEDYDLRLARRLVSGVDVWLNNPIYPLEASGTSGMKAGINGALNLSVLDGWWEEGYDGKNGWAIKPASPLLDEHRRNREEARTLYELLQDKVIPLYYERNALGFSPGWIKMAKHSMATLMPRFNGTRMVGEYVSKFYLSASKQCRRIIESDFALARQLADWKRKVRTFWDGVRVRRLDTGARAIRYGEAMRCEVAVQLNGLAPDDVRVEMLIGRQRKRDKLKEYQRHAFEFVGVTTEQGEHIFGLEITPELCGRLEYQVRVYPHHAQLTHPFETGLMVWL
- the orn gene encoding oligoribonuclease, which produces MAQDANALIWIDLEMSGLVPDRDRIIEIAVVVTNIALEVVAEGPVLAVHQDAAVLDAMDAWNRSTHARSGLVERVRQSDIGEAEAEARVLAFLTTHVPKGASPMCGNSVCQDRRFLARYMPVLEAYFHYRNLDVSTLKELARRWKPALASGFAKQGKHEALADIYESIAELRYYREHMLRL
- a CDS encoding M48 family metallopeptidase — translated: MNTFTAVFLAALVVSAGLRLWLGSRHIRHVETHRNRVPEGFADQITLAAHDKAARYTEAKTRLHLTRVAVDALVLLALTLGGVLNWLDVAWQSLLGPGLWSGLALIGSVVVILSVIDLPLGWYRTFRIESRFGFNQMTLALFASDLAKQALVGAVVGAPLVLAVLWLMQEMGSNWWLYVWLLWVAFSIVMLVVYPTYIAPLFNKFSPMQEGDLKHRIEALLVKCGFRSQGLFVMDGSRRSSHGNAYFTGFGRAKRIVFFDTLLSRLDPPEIEAVLAHELGHFRLHHVTKRMLLTFAVSLVFLWVLGRLMNEPWFYQGLGVSTPSTAMALLLFFLVAPVFTFLLQPIMSVYSRKHEFEADAYAAQHACATDLVHALVKLYKDNASTLTPDPLHSAFYDSHPPAAQRIARLQQLAPA